A genomic stretch from Gardnerella leopoldii includes:
- a CDS encoding NUDIX hydrolase, giving the protein MITPADLRRTLAKLADNHAQNQAAPVITPLDLAKMHRKKSCQQDSCEEQNVVDIPLFSKDNNTAQDSESPEDNLQKTSSFSGVSPALMPPRRQADTPTTFASLDAQDLPIIREYSAGGLVFDSLGRVAIIARHSRSGHLEWCLPKGHIEKGETPQETAVREIHEETGIVGEVVDSIATIDYWFTGTTHRVHKLVHHFALRYVSGDLSVLGDPDHEAEDAIWVNFKELNAILSYPNERKIAWLYAKKAHRRSNSEETHA; this is encoded by the coding sequence ATGATTACTCCTGCAGACTTACGACGTACGCTCGCCAAGCTTGCGGATAATCATGCCCAAAATCAAGCTGCTCCTGTTATTACGCCACTTGATTTAGCTAAAATGCATAGAAAAAAGTCTTGCCAGCAAGACAGTTGTGAAGAACAAAATGTTGTTGATATTCCGCTGTTTTCTAAGGATAACAACACTGCGCAAGACTCAGAATCGCCGGAAGATAATCTTCAAAAAACATCTTCTTTCTCAGGCGTATCTCCAGCACTTATGCCACCACGTAGACAGGCAGATACTCCTACAACTTTTGCTTCTTTAGATGCGCAAGACTTGCCAATTATTCGAGAATATTCCGCAGGCGGTTTAGTATTTGACTCTCTTGGGCGTGTCGCAATTATTGCTCGTCATTCGAGAAGCGGACACCTTGAATGGTGTCTACCAAAAGGACATATAGAAAAAGGTGAAACACCTCAAGAAACAGCAGTTCGCGAAATTCATGAGGAAACGGGTATAGTTGGCGAAGTAGTAGATTCGATTGCCACAATCGACTATTGGTTTACAGGCACAACGCATAGAGTACACAAGCTAGTGCACCATTTTGCGTTACGTTATGTAAGTGGCGACTTATCTGTATTAGGAGATCCTGATCACGAAGCAGAAGATGCGATATGGGTGAATTTTAAAGAACTTAATGCAATATTAAGCTATCCAAATGAACGTAAAATTGCATGGCTTTATGCCAAAAAAGCACATAGGCGGTCTAACAGTGAAGAAACTCACGCGTAA
- a CDS encoding CCA tRNA nucleotidyltransferase: MLEYRLIFAERVSVRVTENFEVWPEAIELGRLFAERHYELALVGGPVRDMLLHRVSHDLDFCTSARPEEFEHILRRWGHDGFWDMGRKFGTLGAMRRRADGTEVKVEITTYRSDVYDPDSRKPEVQYGDTLEGDLSRRDFTVNAMALRVPDLEFVDPFGGASDLAKGVLRTPVDPRQSFDDDPLRMMRAIRFVAQLGFSIEANTAEAIVDMADRLDIVSAERIRDEITKMLLSDRPRKGLEALVESGIAQRVLPEIPALQLEIDEHHRHKDVFEHTMMVLERAIALETDQEGPVPSPDLTLRLAALLHDIGKPKTRKFEDGGKVSFHHHDVVGAKMTRKRLKALHFDHHLIDDVTELVNLHLRFHGYVDEPWTDSAVRRYVKDSGHLYERLNRLTRADATTQNRRKSLMFEHAMDEMEERVKELKKQEDFNAIRPDVDGNEIMQLLHLQPGPIVGEAYKHMLDYRLDNGPVDHDIAVEELQRWYEETYKK, encoded by the coding sequence ATGCTGGAATATAGATTGATTTTTGCTGAAAGGGTGTCGGTAAGGGTGACTGAGAACTTCGAAGTTTGGCCTGAAGCTATAGAGTTGGGGCGACTTTTTGCTGAGCGTCATTATGAACTTGCATTAGTTGGTGGTCCTGTGAGAGATATGCTACTGCATCGCGTGTCGCATGATCTTGATTTTTGTACATCAGCTCGACCTGAAGAGTTTGAACATATTTTGCGTCGCTGGGGACATGATGGTTTTTGGGATATGGGTCGTAAATTTGGCACGTTGGGAGCTATGCGTCGGCGTGCTGATGGTACAGAAGTAAAAGTTGAAATTACTACATATCGTTCTGATGTGTACGATCCAGATTCTCGTAAACCTGAAGTGCAATATGGCGATACTTTAGAAGGTGATCTTTCTAGGCGTGATTTTACTGTCAACGCAATGGCGTTGCGCGTGCCAGATTTAGAGTTTGTGGATCCTTTTGGCGGTGCTAGTGATTTAGCTAAAGGCGTGTTGCGAACCCCGGTTGATCCTCGTCAATCTTTTGATGACGATCCTTTGCGTATGATGCGTGCAATTCGTTTTGTTGCGCAACTTGGGTTTAGTATCGAAGCAAATACTGCTGAAGCGATTGTAGACATGGCAGATAGGTTAGATATTGTTTCTGCTGAAAGAATTCGCGACGAAATTACTAAAATGTTACTTTCGGACAGACCTCGTAAAGGATTAGAAGCTCTTGTTGAATCTGGTATAGCTCAGCGTGTTCTTCCGGAAATTCCAGCTTTACAGCTTGAAATTGACGAGCATCATCGTCATAAGGACGTTTTTGAACACACAATGATGGTTCTTGAGCGCGCTATAGCTTTGGAAACAGATCAAGAAGGTCCAGTGCCGTCTCCAGATTTAACATTGCGCCTAGCTGCTTTATTGCATGACATTGGGAAGCCAAAAACTCGAAAATTTGAAGATGGAGGGAAAGTTAGTTTCCACCACCATGATGTTGTTGGCGCAAAAATGACTCGTAAACGTTTGAAAGCACTGCATTTTGATCATCATCTTATCGACGATGTTACTGAATTAGTGAATTTGCATTTGCGTTTTCATGGGTATGTTGATGAACCGTGGACTGATTCTGCAGTTCGTCGTTACGTAAAAGATTCAGGCCATCTGTATGAGCGGTTGAATCGACTTACTAGAGCAGATGCAACCACTCAGAATCGTCGCAAATCGTTAATGTTTGAGCATGCGATGGACGAGATGGAAGAGCGCGTAAAAGAGCTTAAAAAGCAGGAAGATTTTAACGCTATTAGACCTGATGTAGACGGTAATGAAATAATGCAATTATTGCATTTGCAACCAGGTCCAATAGTTGGTGAGGCTTATAAGCATATGCTTGATTACCGTCTCGATAATGGTCCGGTAGACCATGATATTGCTGTAGAAGAATTACAGCGATGGTATGAGGAAACGTACAAAAAGTAA
- a CDS encoding LytR C-terminal domain-containing protein: MTQEYDERIARKAFMYQRKRSVLTTVGVGLGVTFIFALLVQFHAFGINSVRAPKDNPNYGVPAPCAIIGKEGAKAPYVDNRAVAIRVLNGTKFRGFARAVGEALNARGFNLTEVNNNKSSNIKRTIIYFGKNAINEAYTVNANFTDAIMRMDDRKDKLVDIVLGSTFNNLRPKVDVPAAGAAIHEVQGCIRADLMKNIPKADQHKEVR; the protein is encoded by the coding sequence ATGACGCAAGAATACGACGAACGTATTGCTCGTAAAGCTTTCATGTATCAAAGAAAAAGATCTGTACTCACCACAGTGGGCGTAGGCCTAGGCGTCACCTTTATATTTGCTTTACTTGTGCAATTCCACGCTTTTGGTATAAATTCTGTGCGTGCTCCAAAAGATAACCCAAATTATGGTGTTCCAGCTCCATGCGCAATAATAGGAAAAGAAGGAGCCAAAGCCCCTTACGTAGATAATAGAGCTGTAGCAATCAGAGTTCTAAACGGCACAAAGTTCCGCGGTTTTGCTCGCGCTGTTGGCGAAGCTTTAAACGCTCGTGGATTTAACTTAACAGAGGTTAACAATAACAAATCAAGTAATATTAAACGAACAATCATTTACTTTGGAAAAAACGCTATTAATGAAGCTTATACAGTAAACGCTAATTTTACCGATGCAATTATGCGAATGGATGATAGAAAAGATAAGCTCGTCGATATTGTGCTTGGCTCTACTTTTAATAATCTTCGCCCTAAAGTAGATGTTCCAGCAGCAGGCGCAGCAATACATGAAGTGCAAGGATGTATAAGAGCTGACCTTATGAAAAACATTCCTAAGGCAGATCAGCATAAGGAAGTTAGATAA
- the rsmA gene encoding 16S rRNA (adenine(1518)-N(6)/adenine(1519)-N(6))-dimethyltransferase RsmA — MDGKTLTEISIENEGQLLGAADIRRIAAEEGITPTKKFGQNFVIDPGTVRKIVAAAGVKSGDIVMEVGPGLGSLTLAILQTGAQLTAVEIDPPLARRLPHTVEEFMPKAMQKFNVILKDALTVNADDVPQIAQAKKFTLVANLPYNVATPIILTLLEKFSNLQNFLVMVQKEVADRLCAQPGNKVYGTPSVKLAWYGKAQRAGLIGHNVFWPAPNVDSALVSFTRDCTSKGDNNEREGVFAFIDAAFQQRRKTLHAALKNQVPEEAYKNSGIDPTRRGETLTCDEFIALYRACKDCQL, encoded by the coding sequence TTGGATGGTAAAACTTTGACAGAAATCAGCATTGAAAATGAAGGTCAGCTTTTAGGTGCAGCAGATATTAGACGTATTGCTGCCGAGGAAGGCATTACTCCTACCAAAAAGTTTGGTCAAAATTTCGTTATTGATCCTGGTACAGTGCGAAAAATAGTAGCGGCAGCTGGCGTTAAATCTGGCGATATCGTTATGGAGGTAGGGCCTGGTCTTGGTTCTCTTACTCTTGCAATATTGCAAACAGGAGCACAGCTTACTGCAGTAGAAATAGACCCTCCGCTAGCTCGACGATTGCCGCATACTGTAGAAGAATTTATGCCTAAAGCAATGCAAAAGTTTAATGTCATTCTAAAAGATGCTTTAACAGTAAATGCCGATGATGTTCCACAAATTGCACAGGCTAAAAAATTTACTCTTGTTGCAAACCTGCCATACAATGTTGCGACGCCTATTATTCTTACTTTGCTAGAAAAATTTAGCAACTTACAGAATTTTCTAGTTATGGTTCAAAAAGAGGTAGCAGATCGTTTATGCGCACAACCTGGGAATAAAGTATATGGCACACCAAGTGTTAAGTTGGCGTGGTACGGCAAAGCCCAACGCGCAGGGCTTATCGGTCATAATGTGTTTTGGCCAGCACCAAACGTTGATTCAGCATTAGTTTCTTTTACTCGCGATTGCACAAGCAAAGGTGACAACAATGAGCGTGAGGGAGTATTCGCTTTCATTGATGCAGCCTTCCAGCAACGACGTAAGACATTGCACGCAGCTCTTAAAAATCAAGTTCCAGAAGAAGCATATAAAAATTCTGGAATTGACCCAACTAGACGCGGCGAGACGCTTACTTGCGATGAATTTATTGCTTTGTATCGCGCATGCAAAGATTGTCAACTATAA